The Candidatus Bathyarchaeota archaeon genomic sequence AAACCACCCCAGCCAAACCAACCTTGCATATCTCCACTGCTGTTGATGGGTTGACATGTGTTGGCCGTTGAGTATGCATTTAGAATTACAGCGCCCATTACTGCAACTGCAACCATAAACAATAACGCTATTACGGCTTTTCTCCTTTCTATCTTCAACCACCTCCATCACCATTGCGGTGCGCGCCAACGGATACATCATTTGCAATTTATTAAAGGGTTTTTCAGAATTAAACCAAAATATCGCCATAATTGAGCTCCACCTTAAAAGGTGACGAAACACCTATAGCTATCAAATCTAAGGAGAATAGGAATGCTTGGAGCTGCCTTAGATGTCCGCTGGCACTCGCCCCCTCAAATATCTTCTCGGTTGGTTGATAGCTGGCACCAGAGGGGGCTTGACACGCGCAAAAATAATCCAAGCCTTAAAGGAAACTCCACAAAACGCGAACCAGTTGGCAAATCTGCTTAAAATGGATTACAGAACCATAAGGCATCATCTGGAAGTCCTCGAGAGAAATAGGCTTATTGTGTCTGCTGGTGAAGGATACGGGAAAACATACTTCCTGTCTCCAATCATGGAGGAAAACTACGCCTTGTTTGAGGAGATTGTGAGGAAAATTTGGAAAAAGTAGAAAAGGAGGCGAAATAAATGGAGTATAAAATGAACCGAAATCCAAAAACTTGGTTGCTACTGGTGCTTATTCCAATTCTGGTGGTTGCTGCCGTACTAGCTGCTATATGGGCAACTTCAACCTTCTGGTATCCAAGACGCCCATGGCAACCGCCGGAAATCCCTCCATACGAAATTCCATGGGACATAGAATTCTTTTACATAGCTAAAACAGTCATTTCCACAATAAACGCCATCATTCTCACTTTCCTAATACTTGTGTATGTTGACATGTACAGAAAGACCCACTCAGAGTTCACAATAGGCCTAATAATATTTTCAGCTATACTTCTTCTTTATGCGTTGACTTCAAATCCAATAGTGATAAGAGCTTTCGGCTTCAGACTGTTTGGCTTGGGACCCTTCGCACTACTGCCAGACCTATTCACCTTCGCAGCCTTAATCATCCTACTATACTTAAGCATCAAATACTAACCCTAAAATGCTTTGACACACCCCATCGAGCTTCTCGATAATTATTTCAGTTAGTGTCTCCTAACCGAAACTGTTGTCAGTTTTAATTGTGGGTTTGTAGAAAGAATTTTTATGAAGGGTATGTCTGTAAAATGTAAGAGCCCAGCTTTGGAGGTTGTTCGGCGAGAATGGATGGTGGAAATGATGATGGGTCAGGATTTAGAAAGGTCAAATGTGGGCGAAGTTTTAGGCTGGGCTCTGCCGAGCACTGAAGAATTTTTAACTTTGCCGGTTGAGGAGCTTCTTTCACGCTTAAAGACTTCGTTGAATGGACTTTCCTCTGAAGAGGTGGAAAGGCGTCTTGAAGTTTTTGGCTATAATGAGCTTGTTAGGAGAAAGAGGAGAGCAATTGTCATTGATTTTCTTTCCCATTTCAAAAGTCCGTTGATAATAATTCTTCTTATCGCTGGGCTGGTTTCCGGCTTTTTTGGAGAGGTTATAAATGCAACTATTATATTTGCTATTGTGACGTTCAGCGTAGTCTTAGACTTTTATCAGGAGTCTAAGGCTGAAAGGGCTGCTGAAATGTTGAAGCAGAGGGTGGCGACAACAGCCACAGTTTTGAGGGACGGAGTTAAAAAAGAGGTTAGGCTTGCGGAGATAGTTCCCGGAGACATCACATTTCTTTCCGCAGGAGACATTGTGCCTGCAGACGCCCGAGTTATAAATGCAAAAGACTTGTTCGTGAACCAGTCTGCATTGACTGGCGAATCTTTTCCCGTTGAGAAGACTAGCTTGCCGCTGAAATCCTATGACTCGTCGATAACAGGGTGGAGCAACTATCTTTTTATGGGCACATCTATTGTAAGCGGGGCGGCAACAGCAGTTGTCGTTAAAACCGGCAGCCATACAGAGTATGGGAAAATTGCGAAGAGGCTTGTGGAAAGAGAAGTTGAGACGGAGTTCCAGAGGGGTATTCGAAGTTTTGGTTATATGATAATGCAGGTGACTTTTCTGCTTGTTCTTTTTGTATTTTTCATTAATGCCCTTTACATGAGAAGCGTGCTTGATTCACTTCTTTTTGCTGTGGCTTTGGCTGTGGGCTTGACGCCGGAGCTTCTGCCAATGATAATTTCAGTAAACCTCTCTAAGGGAGCGGTGTTGATGGCTAAGAAGGGTGTCATAGTCAAGCGATTAGCAGCCATACAAAATTTTGGAAGCATGGATGTCCTATGCACGGACAAAACTGGGACTTTGACGGAAAACCGGATAAAGCTTGTCTTGCACGTGGACCTTGACGGCAACGAAAGCGATAAGGTTCTGCTTTATTCCTACCTTAACAGCTATTACCAGACTGGGCTTAAAAGCCCCTTAGATGAGGCCATACTAAGATTTAGGGACGTGGATGTTAAGGGTTATAGGAAAGTTGATGAGGTTCCTTTTGATTTTGCCCGTAAACGTCTCTCCGTGGTTGTCGAGTATCAAAATCAACGGTTTATGATCACTAAGGGTGCTCCTGAAGAGGTTGCTAAGATCTGCTCCTTCTACGAGGTTGGAGAGGTTATAGCTGACATAACGGATGAAGTGCACAGAAATATCGAGCAAAAATATGTTGAGCTCAGCGCTGAGGGCTACAGGGTTTTAGCCGTAGCCTACAAGCGTTTAAGGGAGGACAAACCCATTTACACGGCAGGCGACGAAACGGAAATGGTGTTTTTAGGCTTCATAGCCTTCCTTGACCCGCCAAAAGAAACCGCGAGAGAAGCCTTACAGCTTCTTAAAAACGCCGGCATAGAGCTGAAAATTCTCACAGGCGACAATGAACTGGTAACAAGAAAAGTTTGTGAACACTTAGGCTTCGACATAAAAGGAGTTGTCACGGGAAGCGAAATTGCCCAAATGCATGATGACGCCCTCGCAAGAGTTGTCGAAGAAGCAAATGTGTTCTGCAGGGTTACACCAGCCCAGAAAGACAGAATAATGAATGCTTTAAAAGGTAACGGGCATGTTGTTGGGTTTCTAGGGGATGGGATCAATGATGCGCCATCTCTAAAAAGCGCGGATGTTGGCATATCTGTGGAAAACGCTGTTGACGTTGCAAAGGAATCCGCTGACATAATTCTCTTGCAGAATGATTTAACAGTGCTTCATGAGGGTGTTTTGGAGGGTAGGAAAACATTTGGTAACACTATGAAGTATATCATGATGGGTGTGAGCTCAAACTTTGGAAACATGTTCAGCGTTGCCGGCGCATCATTGTTTCTGCCTTTTCTGCCCATGTTGCCCATACAGATACTACTTAACAATTTGCTCTATGACTTTTCGCAGTTAACAATACCCACGGACGAGGTTGACCAAGAATACATTGAAAAGCCTAAAAGGTGGGACATATACTTCATTAGGCGGTTCATGGTGTGCCTTGGACCAGTCAGCTCCATCTTTGACTTTCTAACATTCTTTATAATGCTTTTCATTTTTAACGCTTCTGAGCCTTTGTTCCAA encodes the following:
- a CDS encoding winged helix-turn-helix transcriptional regulator, whose protein sequence is MSAGTRPLKYLLGWLIAGTRGGLTRAKIIQALKETPQNANQLANLLKMDYRTIRHHLEVLERNRLIVSAGEGYGKTYFLSPIMEENYALFEEIVRKIWKK
- the mgtA gene encoding magnesium-translocating P-type ATPase, producing the protein MGQDLERSNVGEVLGWALPSTEEFLTLPVEELLSRLKTSLNGLSSEEVERRLEVFGYNELVRRKRRAIVIDFLSHFKSPLIIILLIAGLVSGFFGEVINATIIFAIVTFSVVLDFYQESKAERAAEMLKQRVATTATVLRDGVKKEVRLAEIVPGDITFLSAGDIVPADARVINAKDLFVNQSALTGESFPVEKTSLPLKSYDSSITGWSNYLFMGTSIVSGAATAVVVKTGSHTEYGKIAKRLVEREVETEFQRGIRSFGYMIMQVTFLLVLFVFFINALYMRSVLDSLLFAVALAVGLTPELLPMIISVNLSKGAVLMAKKGVIVKRLAAIQNFGSMDVLCTDKTGTLTENRIKLVLHVDLDGNESDKVLLYSYLNSYYQTGLKSPLDEAILRFRDVDVKGYRKVDEVPFDFARKRLSVVVEYQNQRFMITKGAPEEVAKICSFYEVGEVIADITDEVHRNIEQKYVELSAEGYRVLAVAYKRLREDKPIYTAGDETEMVFLGFIAFLDPPKETAREALQLLKNAGIELKILTGDNELVTRKVCEHLGFDIKGVVTGSEIAQMHDDALARVVEEANVFCRVTPAQKDRIMNALKGNGHVVGFLGDGINDAPSLKSADVGISVENAVDVAKESADIILLQNDLTVLHEGVLEGRKTFGNTMKYIMMGVSSNFGNMFSVAGASLFLPFLPMLPIQILLNNLLYDFSQLTIPTDEVDQEYIEKPKRWDIYFIRRFMVCLGPVSSIFDFLTFFIMLFIFNASEPLFQTAWFIESLTSQTLVIFAIRTKKSPFWKSKPSRLLLLSSIAIITFALILPYTPLGEIFRFVKPPATFYIALAAILGAYVALAEIIKSWFYKKYGYRLEQTLIPPKKIGIYLTKTAKLIQNVIATICLRPEDKITVESLLEDLERSMEHPLDYDQIGHTIQYLKRAGLISFEWHQRKIKREKPLKEYVTKQLMTSELWPKISQDWHKITRTLKEKHGKVNPEYQELLFQE